From the genome of Bosea sp. Tri-49, one region includes:
- a CDS encoding spermidine synthase yields MKPWTQLDATSIPGGGTLKLMRRGEDEFSITLGHNELMNSRLKGSEEALATLTIDRIGQRPKPCLLIGGLGMGFTLRAALAVLPKDAEIVVAELIPAVVAWARGPLAAIFAGCLDDPRVSVREADVADVIRDGSDRYDAILLDVDNGPDGLMVEANDRLYDHAGLSHAKAALRPGGVLAVWSAGPDRSFTQRLRQAGFAVEEKTVRARAGAGGAKHMIWLAGTGGSASTAQSALPPSKQRR; encoded by the coding sequence ATGAAGCCGTGGACGCAGCTCGACGCCACCTCGATCCCCGGCGGCGGCACGCTCAAGCTCATGCGCCGCGGCGAGGACGAGTTCTCGATCACGCTCGGCCATAACGAGCTGATGAACTCGCGCCTCAAGGGTTCGGAAGAGGCGTTGGCGACGCTCACCATCGACAGGATCGGACAACGCCCAAAGCCGTGCCTCTTGATCGGCGGGCTCGGCATGGGCTTCACGCTCCGGGCCGCACTCGCAGTGCTGCCGAAAGATGCCGAGATCGTCGTCGCCGAGCTCATCCCGGCGGTGGTCGCCTGGGCGCGCGGTCCGCTCGCTGCGATCTTCGCCGGTTGCCTCGACGATCCACGGGTCAGCGTGCGGGAGGCCGATGTCGCTGACGTCATTCGCGACGGAAGCGACCGCTACGACGCAATCCTGCTCGACGTCGACAATGGGCCGGACGGGCTGATGGTCGAGGCCAATGACCGGCTCTACGACCATGCCGGCCTGTCCCATGCGAAGGCCGCCCTGCGGCCGGGCGGCGTGCTCGCGGTCTGGTCGGCCGGACCGGATCGCAGCTTCACCCAGCGCCTGCGCCAGGCCGGCTTCGCCGTGGAGGAAAAGACGGTGCGCGCTCGCGCCGGAGCGGGCGGCGCGAAGCACATGATCTGGCTGGCCGGCACGGGAGGGTCCGCTTCGACCGCGCAATCTGCACTGCCTCCGTCGAAGCAGCGCCGCTAA
- a CDS encoding metal-dependent hydrolase family protein, translating to MAATLFHNARIVDGTAPERSAPVSVLVEGGLVREVGKTVRSDKAKAVDLKGRTLMPGLIDAHVHVIAGLADLGRNAALPDSLVTVRSLVIMREMLLRGFTTVRDVGGADFGLKQATEENDFPTPRLVISGKALSQTGGHADFRGRYDDRLAPTTRHRLGALGRICDGEAEVRRAAREELKGGADFIKIMANGGCASPTDPIHFLGFSVGELQAVVEEARMAGTYVSAHVYTDEAIRRCVEAGVHSLEHCNLIQAETAKLAAKNGAVAVPTLVTYDKLASEGGKLGFPPDSVAKVEYVRAAGMESLAIMKKAGLAMAYGSDLLGEMHRHQSEEFVIRGRALPAHEVIGAATHVAAKLLKLEGKIGAIAPGAYADLVVVDGDPLKDLALLTRQGKHMPVIMKAGAFVKRARLD from the coding sequence ATGGCCGCGACCCTGTTCCACAATGCCCGCATCGTCGACGGCACCGCGCCCGAGCGCAGCGCGCCGGTCTCCGTCCTGGTCGAGGGCGGGCTGGTCCGCGAGGTCGGCAAGACCGTTCGCTCCGACAAGGCAAAGGCTGTCGATCTCAAGGGCCGCACCCTGATGCCCGGGCTGATCGACGCCCATGTCCACGTCATCGCCGGCCTCGCCGATCTCGGCCGCAACGCCGCCTTGCCCGACTCGCTCGTCACGGTGCGCTCGCTGGTGATCATGCGCGAGATGCTGCTGCGCGGCTTCACCACGGTGCGCGATGTCGGCGGCGCCGATTTCGGCCTGAAGCAGGCGACCGAGGAGAACGACTTCCCGACGCCGCGCCTCGTCATCTCCGGCAAGGCGCTGAGCCAGACCGGCGGCCATGCCGATTTCCGCGGCCGCTATGACGACCGGCTCGCGCCGACGACCCGCCATCGCCTCGGCGCGCTCGGCCGCATCTGCGATGGCGAGGCCGAGGTTCGCCGTGCCGCCCGCGAGGAGCTGAAGGGCGGTGCCGACTTCATCAAGATCATGGCCAATGGCGGCTGCGCCTCGCCGACCGACCCGATCCATTTCCTCGGCTTCTCCGTCGGCGAATTGCAGGCGGTCGTGGAAGAAGCCCGCATGGCCGGCACCTACGTCTCCGCCCATGTCTACACCGACGAGGCGATCCGCCGCTGCGTCGAGGCCGGCGTCCATTCACTCGAGCATTGCAATCTGATCCAGGCAGAGACGGCCAAGCTCGCGGCCAAGAACGGCGCTGTCGCCGTGCCGACGCTCGTCACCTATGACAAGCTCGCCAGCGAAGGCGGCAAGCTCGGCTTCCCGCCCGATTCCGTCGCCAAGGTCGAATATGTCCGCGCCGCCGGCATGGAATCGCTCGCGATCATGAAGAAGGCCGGGCTCGCCATGGCCTATGGCAGCGACCTGCTCGGCGAGATGCATCGCCACCAGTCGGAAGAGTTCGTCATCCGTGGCCGGGCCCTGCCGGCGCATGAGGTGATCGGCGCCGCCACCCATGTCGCGGCCAAGCTGCTGAAGCTCGAGGGCAAGATCGGCGCAATCGCGCCGGGCGCCTATGCCGACCTGGTCGTTGTCGATGGCGACCCGCTGAAGGATCTGGCGCTGCTGACCCGCCAGGGCAAGCACATGCCCGTCATCATGAAGGCCGGTGCCTTCGTCAAACGCGCCCGGCTGGATTGA
- a CDS encoding DUF2938 domain-containing protein: protein MLEVISRSLVIGVGATALLDLWALFLNRAFGIPLANWAAVGRWFAYLPRGRFAHDTIAETPPVQGELAVGWIMHYLIGVLFAAIVLLLWGLDWARYPTLLPALIVGVVTVGCGWFILQPGMGFGLAASKRPNASQVRLIGLINHTVFGFGLWLTAFLTR, encoded by the coding sequence ATGCTCGAAGTGATCAGCCGTTCGCTCGTGATCGGCGTCGGCGCAACCGCGCTGCTCGACCTCTGGGCGCTGTTCCTCAATCGCGCCTTCGGCATCCCGCTCGCGAACTGGGCCGCAGTCGGGCGCTGGTTCGCCTATCTGCCGCGCGGCCGCTTCGCGCACGACACCATCGCCGAGACGCCGCCGGTGCAAGGCGAACTCGCCGTCGGCTGGATCATGCACTACCTCATCGGCGTCCTCTTCGCCGCGATCGTGCTGCTGCTCTGGGGCCTGGACTGGGCTCGCTATCCGACACTGCTTCCCGCCCTGATCGTCGGTGTCGTCACGGTCGGCTGCGGCTGGTTCATCCTGCAGCCCGGCATGGGCTTCGGCCTCGCTGCGAGCAAGCGTCCCAATGCCAGCCAGGTCCGGCTGATCGGCCTGATCAACCACACCGTCTTCGGCTTCGGGCTCTGGCTCACGGCGTTCCTGACCCGCTGA
- a CDS encoding ROK family protein has translation MAVATASKTSANGPHGAEELPSVIVTSYNLEIRDADGFLGDKASRGAFMDHLAELRGHLAEAGEDPLADAGKTPSKSELDKLIIEGTAREAALVLSAVERFAQSLAFVIRRFLRQKAWSPVERIVVGGGFRQSRIGELAIARAGIILQTEGFSIELVPVRHHSDEAGLVGSAHLAPKWIFEAYDSLVAVDIGGSNIRAGIVELRQDKAPDLSKARVWETELWRHADEETSREEAVQRLGKMLGEQIGHAEKEGLRVAPFIGVGCPGLIEPDGAIDRGAQNLPGNWSSSRFNLVESIREMAPEIGEHDTVVTMHNDAVVQGLSELPFMQDVEHWAVLTIGTGLGNASFHNRAKPKGRDKEKDKDKPKDGKDKKD, from the coding sequence ATGGCAGTGGCGACGGCGAGCAAGACGAGCGCGAACGGGCCGCATGGGGCGGAGGAACTGCCCTCGGTCATCGTCACCAGCTACAATCTCGAAATCCGTGATGCCGACGGCTTCCTTGGCGACAAGGCGAGCCGCGGCGCCTTCATGGACCATCTCGCCGAACTGCGCGGCCATCTCGCTGAGGCAGGCGAGGACCCGCTGGCGGACGCCGGCAAGACGCCGAGCAAGTCGGAGCTCGACAAGCTCATTATTGAGGGAACGGCCCGCGAGGCGGCGCTGGTGCTCTCGGCGGTCGAGCGTTTCGCCCAGTCGCTCGCCTTCGTCATCCGCCGGTTTCTGCGCCAGAAGGCCTGGAGCCCGGTCGAGCGCATCGTCGTCGGCGGCGGTTTCCGGCAGAGCCGGATCGGCGAGCTGGCGATCGCGCGGGCCGGCATCATCCTGCAGACCGAAGGCTTTTCGATCGAGCTCGTGCCGGTGCGCCATCACTCGGACGAGGCCGGGCTGGTCGGCAGTGCCCATCTCGCGCCGAAATGGATATTCGAAGCCTATGACAGCCTGGTCGCCGTCGATATCGGCGGCTCGAACATCCGCGCCGGCATCGTCGAACTGCGTCAGGACAAGGCGCCCGACCTCAGCAAGGCCCGCGTCTGGGAAACCGAGCTCTGGCGCCATGCCGACGAGGAGACGAGTCGCGAGGAGGCGGTGCAACGGCTCGGCAAGATGCTGGGCGAGCAGATCGGGCACGCTGAAAAGGAGGGCCTGCGCGTCGCGCCTTTCATCGGTGTCGGCTGCCCTGGCCTGATCGAGCCGGATGGCGCGATCGACCGCGGCGCGCAGAACTTGCCCGGCAACTGGTCGAGCAGCCGCTTCAACCTGGTCGAGAGCATCCGCGAGATGGCGCCGGAGATCGGCGAGCACGATACCGTCGTCACCATGCACAACGACGCCGTCGTGCAAGGCTTAAGCGAACTGCCCTTCATGCAGGATGTCGAGCACTGGGCGGTGCTGACCATCGGCACCGGGCTCGGCAATGCGAGCTTCCACAACCGCGCCAAGCCGAAAGGCCGGGACAAGGAAAAAGACAAAGACAAGCCGAAGGACGGCAAGGACAAGAAGGATTGA
- a CDS encoding alpha/beta hydrolase, which translates to MLRLPALVAALLIATTAIAQPDAEPPASAAAGTATPPPFVLKGTEVRTIKAKALQRDYEIFVSLPESYQSQPRRRFPVLFVTDADYAFPLVRSIARRVGNRAKGLEEFILVGLSYSVGDTPEYSRRRDYTPTPNGEKTRDQSGRPPVFGEAEGYRRFLSEELMPFVAATYRTDTTRSIYAGHSYGGLFGLYVLLTEPKLFQHYIIGSPSLWFDQKVLFQRERGYAEANKELKANVLMAIASYETIDKASGDPRYNGKTDMIADLREFEQALRSRSYPGLKLSTEIIPGEDHLTVFPAIVTRGLLWALPARRD; encoded by the coding sequence ATGCTTCGCCTGCCTGCCCTCGTCGCCGCACTCCTGATCGCCACGACCGCCATCGCGCAGCCCGACGCCGAGCCGCCGGCTTCCGCTGCCGCCGGCACCGCGACGCCGCCACCCTTCGTGCTGAAAGGCACCGAGGTCAGGACGATCAAGGCCAAGGCGCTGCAGCGCGACTACGAGATCTTCGTCAGCCTGCCGGAATCCTATCAGTCGCAGCCGCGGCGACGCTTCCCGGTGCTGTTCGTTACCGATGCCGACTATGCCTTCCCGTTGGTGCGCAGCATCGCCCGCCGGGTCGGCAACCGGGCCAAGGGTCTGGAGGAGTTCATCCTGGTCGGTCTGTCCTATTCGGTCGGAGACACCCCCGAATACAGCCGCCGGCGCGACTACACGCCGACGCCGAACGGCGAGAAGACCAGGGATCAGTCGGGCCGCCCGCCGGTATTCGGTGAAGCTGAGGGCTATCGCCGCTTCCTCTCCGAGGAGTTGATGCCCTTCGTCGCCGCGACCTACCGCACCGACACCACCCGCAGCATCTATGCCGGCCATTCCTATGGCGGATTGTTCGGTCTCTACGTCCTGCTGACCGAGCCAAAGCTGTTTCAGCATTATATCATCGGCAGCCCCTCGCTCTGGTTCGACCAGAAGGTGCTGTTCCAGCGCGAGCGCGGCTATGCCGAGGCCAACAAGGAGCTGAAGGCGAACGTGCTGATGGCGATCGCCTCCTATGAGACGATCGACAAGGCTTCGGGCGACCCACGCTACAACGGCAAGACCGACATGATCGCCGATCTCAGGGAATTCGAGCAGGCACTGCGCTCGCGCAGTTATCCCGGCCTCAAGCTCTCGACCGAGATCATCCCCGGCGAAGACCATCTCACCGTCTTCCCGGCGATCGTGACGCGCGGCCTGCTCTGGGCGCTGCCGGCCAGGCGGGACTGA
- the soxA gene encoding sulfur oxidation c-type cytochrome SoxA, producing MSATRRVLAAVLIALAGAAGADEIKPGSAFLSPQMHQQQEDEARNPGWLWVEQGEELFSRREGAAPSCISCHADPKQSLRGAAARYPQVDTDSGKLINLEGRIEQCRVGRQKQPAFGYESQDLLGLTAYVASLSKGMPLSVSAEGVAKPFYEAGKSFYERRQGQLNLACTQCHDGLVGQKLRGDTISHGVGTGYPVYRLEWNGLGSLHRRLRACSLGVRATQFDYGSDDYLALELYLAVRAKGLALEAPGLRR from the coding sequence ATGAGCGCCACCCGCCGCGTCCTTGCGGCAGTCTTGATTGCACTGGCCGGGGCAGCCGGTGCCGACGAAATCAAACCGGGCAGCGCCTTCCTCTCGCCGCAGATGCACCAGCAGCAGGAGGACGAGGCTCGCAATCCCGGCTGGCTCTGGGTCGAGCAGGGCGAGGAACTGTTCAGTCGCCGAGAAGGAGCCGCGCCGAGCTGCATCTCCTGCCATGCCGATCCCAAGCAGAGCCTGCGCGGCGCCGCCGCCCGCTATCCGCAGGTCGATACCGACAGCGGCAAGCTGATCAATCTCGAAGGGCGGATCGAGCAGTGCAGGGTCGGACGGCAGAAGCAGCCTGCCTTCGGCTATGAGAGCCAGGATCTGCTCGGCCTCACCGCCTATGTCGCCTCGCTCTCGAAGGGCATGCCGCTATCGGTCTCAGCCGAGGGCGTGGCGAAACCCTTTTACGAAGCCGGCAAATCTTTCTATGAACGCAGGCAGGGCCAGCTCAACCTCGCCTGCACGCAGTGCCATGACGGCCTCGTAGGTCAAAAACTGCGCGGCGACACGATCAGCCACGGCGTCGGCACCGGTTATCCCGTCTACCGGCTCGAATGGAACGGGCTCGGCTCGCTGCACCGGCGCCTGCGCGCCTGCTCGCTCGGCGTCAGAGCAACGCAGTTCGATTACGGCTCCGACGACTATCTCGCGCTCGAACTCTATCTCGCCGTCCGCGCCAAAGGACTCGCGCTGGAGGCCCCCGGTCTGCGACGATAG
- the soxZ gene encoding thiosulfate oxidation carrier complex protein SoxZ: MASFNARITMPAEAKAGEIVEIRVLVRHPMDRGGQVDAEGRVVPRKILNRLTVTYVGEPVFRYDMHTGISANPFVSFTTRAVETGDLTFEWREDGGATFTRTARLVVT; this comes from the coding sequence ATGGCATCGTTCAACGCCCGCATCACCATGCCGGCAGAGGCCAAGGCCGGCGAGATCGTCGAGATCCGTGTCCTCGTCCGCCATCCGATGGATCGCGGCGGCCAGGTCGATGCCGAAGGGCGCGTGGTGCCACGCAAGATCCTGAATCGCCTGACCGTGACCTATGTCGGCGAGCCGGTGTTCCGCTACGACATGCACACCGGCATCTCGGCCAACCCCTTCGTCAGCTTCACCACCCGCGCCGTCGAGACCGGCGACCTCACCTTCGAATGGCGCGAGGATGGCGGGGCGACCTTCACCCGCACCGCCCGTCTCGTCGTGACATGA
- a CDS encoding thiosulfate oxidation carrier protein SoxY: MSSLISPACAPPEQALSRREVMAAGAAGLALAALPAPALAAAPPALAELIARITEGAVPERSKITFDIPQLVENGNSVDVAIEVESPMTQADHVRWIHIIAEKNPFPDVARFHLSPRSGRADIRATLRLATSQKVVAIASLNSGGYVMADADIVVTLSACIDGG; encoded by the coding sequence ATGTCGTCGCTTATCTCGCCAGCCTGCGCACCCCCTGAACAGGCGCTCTCGCGCCGCGAGGTCATGGCGGCCGGCGCCGCCGGCCTCGCGCTCGCCGCCCTGCCCGCCCCCGCTCTGGCTGCTGCACCACCAGCGCTCGCCGAACTGATCGCCCGCATTACCGAAGGCGCGGTGCCGGAGCGCAGCAAGATCACCTTCGACATTCCCCAGCTGGTCGAGAACGGCAACTCGGTCGATGTCGCGATCGAGGTCGAGAGCCCGATGACGCAGGCCGACCATGTCCGCTGGATCCATATCATCGCCGAGAAGAACCCGTTCCCCGACGTGGCGCGCTTTCATCTGTCCCCGCGTAGCGGCCGGGCCGATATCCGCGCCACTTTGCGCCTCGCCACCTCCCAGAAGGTCGTGGCGATCGCCTCGTTGAACAGCGGCGGCTACGTCATGGCCGATGCCGACATCGTGGTGACGCTGAGCGCCTGCATCGACGGAGGCTGA
- the soxX gene encoding sulfur oxidation c-type cytochrome SoxX translates to MRLAAIRIALIVLALASAPAGALEAYTVVGDAIPAPLGGKVGDLKRGRALVLDRAQGNCLICHQVPEPNEPFQGTIGPGLAGVATRLDSGQLRLRLIDAGLLNPQTVMPPYFRTEGLRDVAPAFRDRPALTAQEIEDVVAYLASLRTP, encoded by the coding sequence GTGAGGCTTGCCGCGATCCGGATCGCACTGATCGTGCTGGCGCTCGCGAGCGCGCCGGCAGGCGCGCTCGAAGCCTACACCGTCGTCGGCGACGCGATCCCCGCGCCGCTCGGCGGCAAGGTCGGCGATCTCAAACGCGGGCGGGCGCTCGTGCTCGACCGCGCTCAGGGCAACTGCCTGATCTGCCACCAGGTGCCGGAGCCGAACGAGCCCTTCCAGGGCACGATCGGTCCGGGCCTTGCCGGCGTCGCTACCCGGCTCGACAGCGGCCAGTTGCGTTTGCGCCTTATCGATGCCGGCCTGCTCAATCCGCAGACGGTGATGCCGCCCTATTTTCGTACCGAAGGATTGCGAGACGTTGCCCCGGCCTTTCGCGATCGGCCGGCGCTCACCGCCCAGGAGATCGAGGATGTCGTCGCTTATCTCGCCAGCCTGCGCACCCCCTGA